From a single Pyxicephalus adspersus chromosome 11, UCB_Pads_2.0, whole genome shotgun sequence genomic region:
- the LOC140341160 gene encoding complement C1q subcomponent subunit A-like, whose amino-acid sequence MVHAEPPAWYTLSHLHGTRRATCMVHAKPPAWYTLSRLHGTRLLARMRPNIFILFVHFLGHGGRLSGLTITKGDIGDPGAPGEPGSIGYKGPEGPLGPTGELGIPGSKGAMADARNQRRPAFSATFTGFKDNTLLFGQIITNQEAVYDGATGRFICKDPGYYYFTFQVVSAGDLCLHIWSKMGTANARKLLSFCDKNQMGRSQVNSGGTVLNLSTKDQVWIETDAKGRKVADKDSSSSVFSGFLLFPREE is encoded by the exons ATGGTACACGCCGAGCCACCTGCATGGTACACGCTAAGCCACCTGCATGGTACACGCCGAGCCACCTGCATGGTACACGCTAAGCCACCTGCATGGTACACGCTCAGCCGCCTGCATGGTACACGTTTACTTGCCCGAATG CGCCcgaacatatttattttgtttgttcattttttaggGCATGGTGGGCGACTTTCTGGATTGACCATAACTAAAGGTGATATTGGAGATCCTGGGGCCCCAGGGGAGCCTGGCTCTATAGGATATAAGGGTCCAGAGGGCCCCCTAGGGCCTACTGGGGAGCTTGGCATACCTGGATCTAAGGGAGCAATGGCAGATGCCAGGAACCAGCGTAGGCCAGCATTCTCAGCCACGTTCACTGGGTTTAAGGACAACACCCTGCTGTTTGGTCAGATCATCACCAATCAGGAAGCAGTGTATGATGGGGCCACAGGCCGATTCATCTGTAAGGACCCCGGGTACTATTACTTTACCTTCCAAGTAGTCTCTGCTGGAGATCTCTGCCTTCATATCTGGTCCAAAATGGGAACTGCCAATGCCAGGAAACTGCTCAGTTTCTGTGACAAAAACCAGATGGGCCGGTCCCAGGTGAATTCTGGAGGAACCGTCCTGAACCTAAGCACCAAAGACCAAGTCTGGATAGAGACCGACGCAAAGGGCCGGAAAGTCGCCGAcaaagacagcagcagcagcgtgTTCAGCGGATTCCTGCTCTTCCCTAGAGAAGAATAA
- the C1QB gene encoding complement C1q subcomponent subunit B — MEAGGNLLKLGLILLFITFSEAQSCQANMPGLPGVPGIPGPDGKDGVDGQKGDMGSPGVIEGWNQDEFLGDPGPPGNPGKVGPKGPIGPPGPPGLPGQKGTKGESGDYKLEVHSAFSIKKLSQGYPRKEQPVRFDRAIINVNNQYNLGTGKFTCQYPGIYYFTYHATSRGNLCVNIMRGKPGDNKQKVVNFCDQVNNVFQVTTGGVVLEVQKDETIWLETTSNNNLMGTEGADSIFTGFLLFPLS; from the exons ATGGAGGCCGGGGGGAATTTGCTCAAACTGGGCCTCATTCTTCTCTTCATCACCTTCTCAGAGGCACAGAGCTGCCAAGCCAACATGCCAGGGTTACCAGGTGTCCCCGGCATTCCTGGGCCAGATGGAAAAGATGGAGTAGACGGGCAGAAGGGTGACATGG GGTCACCTGGTGTCATTGAGGGATGGAACCAGGACGAATTTCTAGGAGATCCTGGACCCCCAGGAAACCCTGGAAAAGTGGGACCTAAAGGTCCAATTGGACCCCCCGGGCCTCCTGGGCTACCAGGTCAGAAGGGAACAAAGGGGGAGTCAGGGGATTACAAGTTGGAGGTCCACTCTGCCTTTTCCATAAAGAAGTTGAGTCAGGGGTATCCGCGAAAAGAGCAGCCTGTCCGCTTTGACCGGGCGATCATTAATGTCAACAACCAATACAACCTAGGAACTGGGAAATTCACCTGCCAGTACCCCGGAATCTACTACTTCACCTACCATGCCACCTCCAGGGGGAATCTCTGTGTCAACATCATGAGGGGCAAACCAGGTGACAACAAGCAGAAGGTGGTGAACTTCTGTGACCAGGTGAACAACGTTTTCCAGGTGACCACTGGTGGTGTGGTGCTGGAGGTGCAGAAAGATGAGACAATATGGCTGGAGACCACCAGCAACAACAACCTGATGGGGACAGAGGGGGCTGACAGCATCTTCACTGGCTTCCTGCTCTTCCCTCTCTCCTAA